The proteins below come from a single Demetria terragena DSM 11295 genomic window:
- a CDS encoding allantoate amidohydrolase, with protein sequence MTDALREFDRMWAELEPIGRDARTGGYHRFAWTREDHTLREWFAGECARLGLDLTQDRMGNQWAWWGDPDAAPGIVTGSHLDSVPDGGAYDGPLGVVSALAAVDALQQKGFQSTRPIGVVNFGDEEGARFGVACAGSRVITGALSAERALGLSDADGVTMAEALSAAGRSTSIGPDPQTLARIDAFVELHVEQGRAMADPQQYDQSTSAVAVATDIWPHGRWRAELPGVANHAGTTRLEDRDDALLKATEVITAARLRAAQYGCVATVGRMSLQPNGINAVPAHVTAYLDARGPDADAVQRTIADLAALVRDLGGEWHEDSWTPSTPFDDELSARVRRTLGESTPALGTGAGHDAGILANAGVRTAMLFVRNPTGVSHAPSEFAEPVDCHAGVEALITVLEDLAS encoded by the coding sequence GTGACCGACGCGCTGCGTGAGTTTGACCGCATGTGGGCCGAACTCGAACCCATTGGTCGAGACGCGCGCACCGGTGGCTACCACCGCTTCGCCTGGACCCGGGAGGACCACACCCTGCGCGAGTGGTTCGCGGGTGAGTGTGCTCGGTTGGGGCTCGACCTCACCCAGGACCGGATGGGCAACCAGTGGGCATGGTGGGGTGACCCTGACGCAGCCCCTGGCATCGTGACCGGGTCACATCTGGACTCCGTGCCAGACGGCGGTGCCTACGACGGGCCCTTGGGTGTCGTGAGCGCGCTGGCGGCAGTAGATGCGTTGCAACAAAAGGGTTTTCAGTCCACCCGTCCGATCGGCGTCGTCAATTTCGGAGACGAGGAGGGTGCGCGTTTCGGCGTGGCGTGCGCTGGCTCTCGCGTGATCACCGGCGCGCTCTCCGCTGAGCGCGCGCTCGGTTTGTCCGACGCTGATGGTGTGACCATGGCCGAAGCACTGAGCGCAGCAGGACGGTCCACCTCGATCGGCCCCGACCCACAGACGCTGGCGCGTATCGACGCGTTTGTTGAGTTGCACGTTGAGCAAGGTCGGGCCATGGCCGATCCGCAGCAGTACGACCAGAGCACCTCCGCCGTCGCTGTCGCCACCGACATTTGGCCGCATGGCAGATGGAGAGCGGAGCTTCCTGGAGTCGCCAATCATGCCGGAACCACTCGTCTAGAGGACCGCGACGATGCGTTGCTCAAAGCGACTGAGGTGATCACGGCGGCGAGGTTGCGAGCGGCTCAGTACGGGTGCGTCGCAACGGTCGGGCGAATGTCCCTGCAGCCCAACGGGATCAACGCCGTGCCAGCGCACGTGACGGCATACCTCGATGCGCGGGGACCTGATGCTGATGCTGTCCAGCGGACGATTGCGGATCTCGCCGCGCTCGTGCGTGATCTCGGCGGTGAGTGGCACGAAGATTCCTGGACACCGAGCACACCGTTCGACGACGAGTTGTCCGCGCGAGTGCGGCGCACGCTCGGCGAGTCGACTCCGGCGCTCGGAACGGGAGCTGGACACGATGCAGGCATCCTGGCTAACGCGGGAGTGCGTACGGCCATGCTGTTCGTGCGCAACCCGACGGGCGTCTCGCATGCACCGAGTGAGTTTGCTGAGCCGGTGGATTGCCATGCTGGTGTCGAAGCACTGATCACCGTGCTGGAGGACCTCGCATCGTGA
- a CDS encoding IclR family transcriptional regulator has translation MTNAPAAAHALKVLRLLAKHAEPAAAATIARELGLPRSSTYHLLAVLRDAGFVHHLPDERRWGLGVAAFELGSAYSRQAPLQRMARPILGRLVDATTHNAHLVVLHGRDVLYVVEERAPGRPSLVTDVGVRLPASLTASGLAILAALPTQQVRALFPSREAFVQRDGHGVSSLTALRSELAQVRQRGYALEDGSVTPGLTSVAGAVLDHNGFPAAGIAITYPHDDVDAGERKLLVDEVHRATGELSRRLGHRA, from the coding sequence ATGACAAATGCGCCCGCTGCCGCGCATGCGCTTAAGGTGCTGCGCCTACTCGCCAAGCATGCCGAGCCTGCCGCCGCGGCCACGATCGCGCGCGAGCTTGGGCTGCCCCGCTCCTCGACCTATCACCTCCTCGCGGTGCTGCGCGATGCCGGCTTCGTGCACCACCTGCCAGACGAAAGGCGTTGGGGGCTAGGCGTGGCCGCGTTCGAACTCGGATCGGCATACAGCCGGCAAGCGCCGCTGCAGCGGATGGCGCGCCCCATCCTGGGGCGACTCGTCGACGCCACGACCCACAACGCTCACCTTGTCGTTCTGCACGGGCGTGACGTGCTCTACGTCGTCGAGGAACGCGCGCCAGGGCGGCCGTCGCTCGTCACGGATGTGGGCGTACGCCTCCCGGCATCTCTGACCGCTTCCGGCCTGGCCATTCTCGCCGCCTTACCCACGCAGCAGGTACGCGCGCTGTTCCCCTCGCGGGAGGCATTCGTACAGCGGGACGGTCACGGAGTGTCATCGCTCACGGCGCTGCGTTCGGAGCTGGCTCAGGTGCGTCAGCGGGGGTACGCGCTCGAAGACGGTTCCGTCACGCCCGGATTGACGTCCGTTGCCGGAGCAGTGTTGGACCACAACGGTTTTCCCGCAGCCGGGATTGCGATCACCTACCCGCATGACGACGTGGACGCCGGCGAGCGCAAGCTTCTCGTCGACGAAGTGCATCGCGCGACGGGTGAGTTGTCGCGGCGGTTGGGTCATCGCGCGTAA
- a CDS encoding CocE/NonD family hydrolase: MADQKLYTDSSPLPAPRAGVLTPYEPGTRTLKAGFQVAPQFKPLPVDVVLEKDIPVRLRDGVTIHVDVFRPVGAEPVPAIVAWSPYGKGQGSSASVMGVFGLVGLDNGIVSGLAKFEGPDPAYWCAQGYAICNPDIRGIVDSEGSSVLWDRQEGRDCCDLVEWLAEQQWCTGKVGMSGTSYLAVSQWFTAADQPPHLAAINPWEGVSDVYRDLAVRGGMPDTGFARQLQEGSFFGNNQKEDILAEVEKYPLMCELWENKIPEFGAITVPAYVVASYSNTLHTAGTFRAWRRMASPDKWLRIHNSQEWPDYYDEANVEDLRRFFDHYLKGIDNGWDQTPRVRYSLLDLEGGDQVDLPADTFPPADVVPTKYYLDGTTRALTTEAPTDEVPVTYQVGGNPDAASFITRFDEGCVLVGYAKAHLQVEAKGSDDMDLFVLVQKLDAYGTPLQAFTVPNQSPMAHDLTDRGATILRYKGSDGRLRVSARNLDLSAATDDVPAHTFDRVEKLTEGAIVDVEIDLLPLGLVFYPGEQLRFMVSSRNLLGPLMPGILEYVGANAGAHVIHTGGAGASYLQLPVKGASA; this comes from the coding sequence ATGGCCGATCAGAAGCTCTACACCGATTCCTCGCCGCTTCCCGCTCCCCGTGCGGGCGTCCTAACTCCGTATGAACCGGGCACCCGAACACTCAAAGCTGGCTTCCAGGTCGCGCCCCAGTTCAAGCCACTGCCGGTCGATGTGGTGCTTGAGAAGGACATCCCGGTTCGCCTGCGCGATGGCGTCACGATTCATGTCGACGTTTTCCGCCCCGTTGGAGCTGAACCGGTGCCGGCGATCGTGGCGTGGAGCCCGTACGGCAAAGGGCAGGGCAGTTCGGCCAGCGTGATGGGCGTCTTTGGACTCGTCGGCTTAGACAACGGAATCGTCTCGGGTCTAGCGAAATTCGAAGGCCCGGACCCTGCGTATTGGTGCGCGCAGGGCTACGCCATCTGCAACCCCGACATTCGCGGCATCGTCGACTCCGAGGGCAGCAGCGTCTTGTGGGATCGGCAGGAAGGGCGCGACTGCTGCGACCTGGTCGAATGGCTCGCGGAACAACAGTGGTGCACCGGGAAAGTTGGGATGAGCGGAACCTCGTATCTCGCTGTCTCGCAATGGTTTACCGCTGCCGATCAACCGCCGCACCTTGCCGCGATCAACCCGTGGGAAGGCGTGAGCGACGTGTACCGGGACCTCGCCGTCCGCGGCGGTATGCCTGACACGGGTTTCGCGCGGCAGCTCCAAGAGGGCAGTTTCTTTGGCAACAATCAGAAGGAAGACATCCTCGCTGAGGTCGAGAAATACCCCCTGATGTGTGAGCTGTGGGAGAACAAGATCCCGGAGTTTGGGGCCATCACTGTTCCTGCGTACGTCGTCGCCAGTTATTCCAACACCCTGCACACCGCTGGTACCTTCCGCGCGTGGCGGCGGATGGCTTCGCCGGATAAGTGGCTGCGCATTCACAACAGCCAGGAGTGGCCCGACTATTACGACGAGGCCAACGTCGAGGACCTGCGCCGATTCTTCGACCACTACCTCAAAGGCATCGACAACGGCTGGGATCAAACGCCACGCGTGCGTTATTCACTGTTGGACTTGGAAGGCGGCGACCAGGTCGATCTGCCCGCCGACACGTTCCCGCCCGCTGATGTCGTGCCGACCAAGTACTACCTCGACGGAACAACCCGCGCACTGACGACGGAGGCTCCGACCGACGAAGTGCCCGTGACCTACCAGGTCGGCGGAAACCCGGACGCGGCCTCGTTCATCACCCGCTTCGATGAGGGATGCGTTCTGGTCGGGTACGCGAAGGCCCACCTGCAGGTCGAGGCGAAGGGCTCTGATGACATGGACCTGTTCGTGCTCGTGCAAAAACTGGACGCGTACGGCACCCCGCTGCAGGCGTTCACCGTGCCGAACCAGTCACCGATGGCCCACGATCTCACCGATCGCGGTGCGACGATTCTGCGATACAAAGGCAGTGATGGACGCCTGCGCGTCTCGGCCCGCAACCTTGATCTGAGCGCGGCGACCGATGACGTACCGGCCCATACCTTCGACCGTGTCGAGAAGCTCACCGAAGGTGCCATCGTCGATGTCGAGATCGACCTCCTGCCACTTGGGCTGGTCTTCTATCCAGGAGAGCAGTTGCGGTTCATGGTGAGTTCTCGCAATCTGCTCGGCCCCCTCATGCCGGGAATTCTCGAATATGTCGGAGCGAACGCGGGGGCGCACGTCATTCATACCGGCGGCGCTGGCGCTTCCTACCTGCAACTGCCCGTGAAAGGTGCATCCGCCTAG
- a CDS encoding TetR family transcriptional regulator: MAAPQQSPQPARVGRRPGPASTRLAVLAAARARFAADGYAGTTIRRVATDAGVDPSQVMQFFGSKDGLFAAAMEIPASATERFDTAFQGPSERLGERVVRAYLEAWEGPAAESEPLMAMLRGAVVNEQAGTQLREFIESRLAHGMAGRGRDATLRAGLAATMMVGVVVGRRMVGVPTLVDADIDELVGVMGPAIQELLEGRYN; this comes from the coding sequence ATGGCAGCCCCACAGCAGAGTCCCCAACCGGCCCGCGTCGGACGCCGACCCGGACCTGCGAGCACTCGACTCGCCGTCCTGGCGGCGGCGCGCGCTCGGTTCGCCGCCGACGGATACGCGGGCACCACCATTCGCCGCGTCGCCACCGACGCGGGCGTCGACCCCTCGCAGGTGATGCAGTTCTTCGGCTCGAAAGACGGACTCTTTGCGGCCGCGATGGAGATTCCCGCCTCGGCCACTGAGCGCTTCGACACCGCTTTCCAGGGGCCCAGCGAACGGCTGGGTGAGCGGGTCGTCCGCGCCTATCTCGAAGCCTGGGAAGGCCCAGCGGCAGAGTCCGAGCCGCTGATGGCGATGTTGCGCGGCGCGGTCGTCAACGAACAAGCCGGCACCCAACTACGCGAGTTCATCGAGTCCCGCCTCGCCCACGGCATGGCCGGTCGTGGCCGCGACGCCACTCTGCGGGCGGGGCTCGCCGCGACCATGATGGTCGGCGTGGTCGTGGGACGACGGATGGTCGGCGTCCCCACGCTTGTTGATGCCGACATCGATGAACTCGTGGGGGTTATGGGCCCGGCGATTCAGGAGCTGTTGGAGGGTCGCTACAACTAG
- a CDS encoding HNH endonuclease signature motif containing protein, with product MNAHSSPPAGVGAELAMSAAECARLVLDGLAGLATVGTVRHQLGTRDLAVFTRNVLAVLQIAETAAVALVAEAIQRGVVVESTAAGAAQWVSRLSTGEAIEGLLPSTSPGTAGPLVRLDGALESPVAEDADPSEGGAPALPGVEPAVATRIAKVASACTEPRNELLATALATNHVGVAAARTALIEVDKVMPVLPGGTRDAVLGHFLSLPAGSGARAIRELSGRVIATYADESFLEDLDDKLDAAESVTWSELPNGMHRLTAELGPLHAAQVKHAIDALSAPAIGSTCCDDVFHRHAGGEKTGEIDTRTAGKRRADGLVLLVTRGSAAIDDDGATATSGSARIVVTIDHDVLAGRLRGHGRTETGTSLNAHQVRRLACDADILPMVLGSRGEPLDVGRSKRLVTRGLRVAVAERDRCCTYPGCDRPPSWCQVHHIVPWSEGGPTSLDNSALLCQRHHTVVHREEYTAKADAVGVTWDLRPGSMRHLRRAA from the coding sequence GTGAATGCTCACAGTTCGCCGCCTGCTGGTGTGGGGGCCGAGTTGGCGATGAGCGCCGCTGAGTGCGCGCGGCTCGTGCTCGATGGTCTTGCTGGGCTCGCGACGGTGGGTACCGTTCGGCACCAATTAGGTACTCGCGATCTCGCTGTCTTCACGCGAAATGTGTTGGCGGTGCTGCAAATTGCTGAGACTGCGGCGGTGGCGTTGGTTGCTGAGGCGATTCAGCGTGGCGTCGTGGTCGAATCCACTGCGGCGGGTGCTGCGCAGTGGGTTTCGCGACTGAGCACGGGCGAGGCAATCGAAGGTTTGTTGCCTTCGACCAGCCCCGGGACCGCTGGGCCGCTGGTGCGTCTTGATGGCGCCCTGGAAAGCCCCGTGGCAGAAGATGCGGACCCCTCGGAAGGTGGGGCGCCTGCTCTCCCGGGGGTAGAGCCCGCGGTGGCGACACGGATCGCTAAAGTCGCGTCCGCTTGCACCGAGCCCCGCAACGAGTTGTTGGCGACAGCGCTTGCCACTAACCACGTTGGGGTGGCCGCCGCGCGTACGGCCTTGATCGAGGTCGACAAGGTCATGCCCGTCCTGCCCGGGGGTACGCGAGACGCGGTCCTCGGGCATTTTCTGTCGCTCCCTGCTGGCTCGGGGGCTAGGGCGATCCGTGAGCTTTCGGGGCGGGTGATCGCAACCTATGCCGACGAGAGCTTCCTTGAAGACCTTGACGACAAACTGGATGCCGCAGAGTCCGTGACGTGGTCTGAACTGCCCAACGGTATGCACCGTCTAACCGCCGAACTCGGGCCGCTGCACGCGGCGCAGGTGAAGCACGCGATCGACGCGCTGTCCGCGCCCGCGATCGGCAGCACGTGTTGTGACGACGTTTTCCATCGTCACGCGGGTGGTGAGAAGACCGGTGAGATCGACACGCGTACTGCTGGCAAGCGTCGCGCTGATGGGTTGGTGCTGCTGGTCACTCGTGGCAGCGCGGCCATTGATGACGACGGCGCGACCGCGACGAGCGGATCCGCCCGGATCGTCGTCACCATTGACCACGACGTGCTCGCCGGTCGGCTTCGCGGCCACGGTCGCACCGAGACTGGCACCTCCCTGAACGCACACCAGGTTCGCCGACTCGCGTGCGACGCCGACATTCTGCCCATGGTCCTGGGGTCCCGGGGTGAACCCCTCGATGTCGGGCGATCCAAACGCCTGGTCACCCGAGGTCTTCGGGTGGCCGTCGCCGAACGCGATCGATGTTGCACCTACCCAGGATGCGACCGGCCGCCAAGTTGGTGCCAGGTCCACCACATCGTGCCCTGGTCTGAGGGGGGCCCGACCTCACTGGACAACTCTGCCCTGCTCTGCCAGCGACACCACACCGTCGTGCACCGCGAGGAATACACCGCGAAGGCAGACGCGGTCGGTGTCACCTGGGATCTGCGGCCTGGCTCGATGCGCCACCTCCGGCGTGCCGCGTGA
- a CDS encoding trypsin-like serine peptidase: MAVSFGAAATAVVAAASLGGVSASAAGEASKMQEGVIGAPLESAQQGRSGSGAKWTAAQLRSAIPVKRTVSAAQHKKVQATKLDLGAGLTVPSTSASSSVKRSAAEQACSLPATNASGLYQGCEQYAHYKQQGKMFYIDPRKPANANRYQCSATAVTAGNKSTVLTAGHCMHQGSGGIKGGFFKNVVFIPAYKDGAAPYGQWNGVWGGTTIAWANSSTLAGDVAFFAVAKNGGKTLGDTVGSAGVGFGATHQGSQTYAFGYPAAKPFDGSDSYYCSGKSFAGAYVGTKGLNCRLNQGASGGGWMVGLNVATGAGTAISVNSHLVNIYPGRMFGPHFGQAAKEAYDLVKGYAVS; this comes from the coding sequence ATGGCGGTTAGTTTCGGGGCAGCCGCAACTGCGGTGGTCGCTGCAGCATCTCTCGGAGGCGTGTCGGCGTCAGCTGCTGGCGAAGCCTCGAAGATGCAGGAAGGGGTAATCGGCGCTCCACTGGAGTCTGCGCAGCAGGGTCGCTCCGGCAGCGGTGCCAAGTGGACAGCGGCGCAGTTGCGGTCCGCGATTCCGGTCAAGCGCACGGTATCGGCGGCACAGCACAAGAAGGTGCAGGCGACGAAGCTCGACCTTGGCGCAGGGCTCACCGTCCCGAGCACGTCCGCGTCGTCGAGCGTCAAGCGGTCGGCCGCGGAGCAGGCATGCTCTCTCCCGGCAACGAACGCGAGCGGCCTGTATCAGGGATGCGAGCAGTATGCCCACTACAAGCAACAGGGCAAGATGTTCTACATCGACCCACGCAAGCCGGCGAATGCAAACCGCTACCAGTGCTCGGCGACTGCGGTGACGGCCGGCAACAAGTCAACCGTTCTGACCGCGGGCCACTGCATGCATCAAGGATCCGGTGGTATCAAGGGCGGATTCTTCAAGAATGTCGTGTTCATTCCGGCCTACAAGGACGGCGCGGCACCGTATGGGCAGTGGAACGGCGTCTGGGGAGGCACGACTATCGCCTGGGCCAACTCCTCAACCCTTGCCGGTGACGTGGCGTTCTTCGCTGTGGCCAAGAACGGTGGCAAGACTCTGGGAGACACCGTTGGTTCGGCTGGAGTGGGCTTCGGTGCGACGCACCAGGGGTCGCAGACGTACGCGTTCGGCTACCCGGCCGCAAAGCCGTTCGATGGGTCGGACTCGTACTACTGCTCGGGTAAATCCTTCGCGGGCGCTTACGTGGGAACCAAGGGTCTAAATTGCCGTTTGAACCAGGGCGCCTCAGGTGGTGGCTGGATGGTCGGACTCAACGTCGCCACCGGTGCCGGCACCGCGATCTCGGTCAACTCCCACCTTGTCAACATCTACCCGGGGCGCATGTTCGGCCCGCACTTCGGTCAGGCCGCCAAGGAAGCCTACGACCTGGTGAAGGGATACGCCGTCTCCTGA
- the hutU gene encoding urocanate hydratase: MEGARPVRSPRGTQLTAQSWSTEAPLRMLMNNLDPENAERPDDLVVYGGTGRAARDWKSFDAMVRTLTTLRPDETMLVQSGKPVGVMQTHEWAPRVLLANSNLVGDWATWPEFRRLEHLGLTMYGQMTAGSWIYIGTQGIVQGTYETFAAVAEKRFNGTLKNTLTLTAGCGGMGGAQPLSVTLNDGACLVVDVDPARLKRRVEHRYLDEVADDLDDAIKKSVAAKNEGRAWSIGVVGNAADVFPELLRRGVPVDIVTDQTSAHDPLSYLPEDIDLADWQEYAEKKPEEFTERAQASMAKHVQAMVEFQDAGAEVFDYGNSIRDEARQGGYDRAFEFPGFVPAYIRPLFCEGKGPFRWAALSGDPKDIAATDKAVLDLFPDNDRLHKWIRGAQERIAFQGLPARICWLGYGERDKAGLAFNDLVASGAVSAPIVIGRDHLDCGSVASPYRETESMADGSDAIADWPLLNAMVATSSGADWVSIHHGGGVGIGRSIHAGQVSLADGTALAAEKLARVLTNDPGMGVIRHVDAGYDRAEEVARERGVRVPMLEG, from the coding sequence ATGGAAGGCGCCCGCCCCGTACGATCCCCGCGTGGCACGCAACTGACCGCTCAGTCGTGGTCGACCGAGGCCCCGCTGCGGATGCTGATGAACAACCTCGACCCCGAGAATGCTGAGCGCCCAGACGATTTGGTCGTCTATGGCGGAACCGGTCGTGCCGCGCGCGACTGGAAGAGCTTCGATGCGATGGTGCGTACCCTCACCACGCTTCGCCCCGACGAGACGATGCTCGTGCAATCCGGCAAACCGGTTGGCGTGATGCAAACCCACGAGTGGGCGCCGCGAGTCTTGCTTGCGAACTCGAACCTTGTGGGGGACTGGGCGACGTGGCCCGAGTTCCGCCGCCTGGAGCACCTCGGACTGACGATGTACGGCCAGATGACGGCCGGGTCGTGGATCTACATCGGCACCCAGGGCATCGTGCAAGGGACCTACGAAACCTTCGCCGCGGTCGCGGAGAAACGCTTCAACGGCACCCTCAAGAACACCCTCACGCTCACCGCTGGCTGCGGAGGCATGGGCGGTGCGCAGCCGTTGTCGGTCACCCTCAACGACGGCGCGTGCCTCGTGGTCGACGTCGACCCGGCTCGGCTGAAGCGCCGCGTTGAGCACCGCTATCTCGACGAGGTCGCCGACGACCTCGACGATGCGATCAAGAAGTCCGTTGCCGCCAAGAATGAGGGGCGCGCCTGGTCGATCGGTGTGGTGGGCAATGCCGCCGACGTGTTCCCTGAACTGCTGCGCCGCGGCGTACCCGTCGACATCGTCACTGATCAGACCAGCGCTCACGATCCGCTGTCCTACCTTCCCGAAGACATCGACCTTGCCGACTGGCAGGAATACGCCGAGAAGAAGCCCGAGGAGTTCACCGAGCGCGCGCAAGCCTCCATGGCCAAGCACGTGCAAGCGATGGTCGAGTTCCAAGACGCCGGTGCCGAGGTGTTCGACTACGGCAATTCCATCCGCGACGAGGCGCGTCAAGGCGGGTACGACCGCGCGTTCGAGTTTCCCGGGTTCGTGCCGGCATACATTCGACCGCTGTTCTGCGAGGGCAAGGGCCCGTTCCGTTGGGCGGCACTTTCGGGCGACCCGAAAGACATCGCCGCGACCGACAAAGCCGTGCTCGACCTGTTCCCCGACAACGACCGGCTGCACAAGTGGATCCGCGGCGCGCAGGAGCGAATTGCCTTCCAGGGATTGCCTGCTCGCATTTGCTGGCTCGGCTACGGCGAGCGTGACAAGGCAGGGTTAGCGTTCAACGACCTGGTCGCCTCTGGTGCAGTCAGCGCCCCGATCGTCATTGGCCGCGACCACCTTGACTGCGGTTCCGTGGCATCGCCCTACCGCGAGACCGAGTCGATGGCCGACGGCTCCGACGCGATCGCCGACTGGCCGCTGCTGAACGCGATGGTCGCGACCTCCTCGGGCGCCGACTGGGTGTCGATTCACCACGGTGGCGGAGTGGGGATCGGTCGGTCCATCCATGCCGGGCAGGTTTCGCTGGCCGATGGCACGGCACTGGCCGCCGAGAAGTTGGCCCGGGTGCTCACCAACGACCCCGGAATGGGCGTCATCCGCCACGTCGACGCGGGATACGACCGCGCAGAGGAGGTCGCGCGCGAGCGGGGCGTACGCGTCCCGATGCTGGAAGGATGA
- the hutH gene encoding histidine ammonia-lyase — MTSTTAPGSVLVTIGTGKPSFDGVVAVARHEVPVALSDEAVAAIERARTVIEQLASDTVPHYGVSTGFGALANRHIPHDMRAQLQRSLVRSHAAGSGPEVEREVVRATMLLRLSTLATGHTGVRRETAQAYADLLNSGLTPVVHEYGSLGCSGDLAPLAHCALAVMGEGQVRDRDGELLDAGEALQQHGIVPVELREKEGLALINGTDGMLGMLVMAISDLRRLLVTADITAAMSVEGLMGSDDVFAADLQEIRPHPGQAASAANLRKLMADSAIRESHRDPHECTRVQDAYSLRCAPQVAGAVRDTVDHAASVAERELASAIDNPVVTRDGRVESNGNFHGAPVAYVLDFLAIATADLASISERRTDRFLDAARNHGLNPFLADDPGVDSGHMIAQYTQAAIVSELKRLANPASVDSIPSSAMQEDHVSMGWSAARKLRRSVDGLTRVLGIELLTAARGLDLRAPHAPSPAIAAVIAALREDVDGPGTDRYLAPEIEHAVQLVATGAAVTAAESVTGTLS; from the coding sequence ATGACCAGCACCACAGCGCCGGGAAGCGTCCTCGTCACCATCGGCACCGGCAAGCCCTCCTTCGACGGCGTCGTCGCGGTGGCTCGCCATGAGGTGCCCGTCGCGCTGTCCGACGAGGCGGTCGCGGCGATCGAGCGCGCTCGCACTGTCATCGAGCAACTCGCGAGCGACACCGTCCCGCATTACGGCGTCTCCACGGGGTTTGGGGCCCTCGCGAACCGCCATATCCCGCACGACATGAGGGCGCAACTGCAGCGCAGTCTCGTACGATCACACGCTGCCGGGTCCGGACCCGAGGTGGAGCGCGAGGTCGTCCGCGCGACGATGCTCTTGCGGCTTTCGACGCTCGCGACCGGCCACACCGGGGTGCGCCGCGAGACTGCCCAGGCCTATGCCGATCTGCTCAATTCGGGGCTGACCCCGGTCGTTCACGAGTACGGCTCGCTTGGCTGTTCTGGTGATCTCGCGCCGCTCGCGCACTGCGCGCTTGCTGTCATGGGAGAGGGGCAGGTGCGAGACCGCGATGGTGAACTGCTCGATGCTGGCGAGGCGCTCCAGCAGCACGGCATCGTTCCTGTTGAACTGCGCGAGAAGGAGGGGCTCGCGTTGATCAATGGCACCGATGGGATGCTCGGCATGCTGGTCATGGCGATCAGCGATCTACGCCGCCTCCTGGTGACCGCCGACATCACCGCGGCGATGAGCGTTGAGGGTCTGATGGGCAGCGACGACGTCTTTGCCGCCGATCTGCAGGAGATCCGGCCGCACCCGGGCCAGGCAGCGAGCGCCGCCAACTTGCGAAAGCTCATGGCCGACAGCGCAATTCGCGAGAGTCATCGTGATCCGCATGAGTGCACTCGTGTGCAAGACGCCTACTCCTTGCGTTGTGCGCCCCAGGTGGCTGGTGCCGTACGCGACACGGTCGACCATGCCGCGTCGGTCGCTGAGCGCGAACTCGCCTCCGCCATCGACAATCCCGTCGTCACACGAGATGGGCGAGTCGAGAGCAATGGCAATTTCCACGGGGCGCCGGTGGCATATGTGCTCGATTTCCTCGCGATCGCCACCGCCGACTTGGCCAGCATCAGCGAGCGCCGCACCGACCGATTCCTCGACGCCGCACGCAACCATGGCCTCAACCCATTCCTCGCTGATGATCCGGGGGTCGACAGCGGCCACATGATCGCGCAATACACCCAGGCTGCGATCGTCAGTGAGCTCAAACGTCTCGCCAACCCGGCAAGCGTCGACTCGATTCCTTCCAGTGCCATGCAGGAAGACCACGTTTCCATGGGCTGGTCTGCCGCGCGGAAGCTGCGCCGGTCCGTCGACGGCCTCACCCGCGTGCTCGGCATCGAACTCCTTACCGCGGCAAGAGGACTCGACCTGCGGGCCCCGCACGCGCCGTCCCCTGCGATCGCCGCCGTGATCGCGGCGCTACGGGAAGACGTCGATGGCCCTGGCACCGACCGGTACCTCGCACCCGAGATCGAGCATGCGGTTCAACTCGTCGCGACCGGAGCCGCAGTCACGGCCGCAGAGTCTGTGACAGGCACGCTGTCATGA